In one window of Thalassophryne amazonica chromosome 9, fThaAma1.1, whole genome shotgun sequence DNA:
- the LOC117517770 gene encoding creatine kinase M-type-like, with protein sequence MPFGNTHNNFKLNYTVDDEFPNLSKHNNHMAKALTKEIYAKLRDKQTPSGYTLDDVIQTGVDNPGHPFIMTVGCVAGDEESYEVFKDLLDPVISDRHGGYKADSKHTTDLNYEHLKGGDDLDPNYVLSSRVRTGRSIKGYTLPPHNSRGERRAIEKLSIEALTSLDGEFKGKYYPLTDMSDAEQEQLINDHFLFDKPVSPLLTCAGMARDWPDARGIMHNDNKTFLVWVNEEDHLRVISMQKGGNMREVFRRFCVGLQKIEEIFKKHNHGFMWNEHLGFILTCPSNLGTGLRGGVHVKLPKLSTHAKFEEILTRLRLQKRGTGGVDTASVGGVFDISNADRLGSSEVEQVQLVVDGVKLMIEMEKKLEKGESIDNMIPSQK encoded by the exons ATGCCTTTCGGAAACACACACAACAACTTCAAACTCAACTACACAGTTGATGATGAGTTCCCCAACTTGTCAAAGCATAACAATCACATGGCCAAGGCCCTGACCAAGGAGATTTATGCCAAGTTGAGGGACAAGCAGACACCCAGTGGCTATACCCTGGATGACGTCATCCAGACTGGTGTTGACAACCCTG GTCACCCCTTCATCATGACTGTTGGCTGTGTTGCTGGTGATGAGGAGTCCTATGAGGTCTTCAAGGATCTCCTTGACCCCGTCATCTCCGACCGTCATGGTGGATACAAGGCCGATAGCAAGCACACGACCGACCTGAACTACGAGCACCTGAAG ggtGGTGATGATCTGGACCCCAACTATGTCCTGTCCAGCCGTGTCCGTACTGGGCGCAGCATCAAGGGATACACCctgcccccccacaacagccgTGGCGAGCGCAGAGCTATTGAGAAGTTGTCCATTGAGG CACTGACCAGCCTTGATGGTGAATTCAAGGGAAAGTACTACCCCCTGACTGACATGTCTGACGCTGAGCAGGAGCAGCTGATCAATGATCACTTCTTGTTTGACAAGCCCGTCTCTCCCCTGCTGACCTGTGCTGGTATGGCCCGTGACTGGCCCGATGCCAGAGGCATTAT GCATAATGACAACAAGACCTTCCTGGTCTGGGTCAATGAGGAAGATCACCTGCGTGTCATCTCCATGCAGAAAGGTGGCAACATGAGAGAGGTCTTCAGGCGCTTCTGCGTTGGTCTGCAGAAG ATTGAAGAGATCTTCAAGAAGCACAACCACGGCTTCATGTGGAACGAGCATCTGGGTTTCATCCTGACCTGCCCCTCCAACCTGGGTACCGGCCTGCGTGGTGGTGTCCATGTCAAACTGCCCAAACTAAGCACACACGCCAAGTTTGAAGAGATCCTCACCAGGCTGCGTCTGCAGAAGCGTGGCACAG GTGGTGTGGATACTGCCTCTGTGGGTGGAGTGTTTGACATCTCCAATGCCGACCGTCTGGGCTCCTCTGAGGTGGAGCAGGTCCAGCTGGTGGTTGATGGTGTCAAGCTGATGATTGAGATGGAGAAGAAGCTGGAGAAGGGAGAGTCCATCGACAACATGATCCCCTCCCAGAAGTAA